The following are encoded in a window of Bdellovibrionales bacterium genomic DNA:
- a CDS encoding LamG domain-containing protein, which translates to MLMRYGAAVLLFLFSLNSHQARAFTTPTGLSSGFGNQNVCRSPSRTAWMPKANNIVGLWHLDGPVGNIANSATIPSDFSTGPTLTATIASSTLSYADSTIANFRQAVTATGNTGDILQHTGTSLDGLTAGTWSFWVNTSIPATNHIKLFYKSNNNSSSGWWMIIRTTGEIEFHKVYPSTNLKIQTCPLASGTFNNSWHHIVGTWAGTSAATDLKIYMDGTELISTGVADARLANAPGCANYATNGGYTSRIAGSGSWTSDAGNNFILFGGTGTTNPVSTAFSGKMDEFMIWNVALSAAEVATLYKLQKCN; encoded by the coding sequence ATGTTGATGCGCTATGGAGCCGCAGTGTTATTGTTCCTTTTCAGCTTGAACAGTCATCAGGCCCGGGCTTTTACAACTCCAACGGGTTTGTCATCGGGGTTTGGGAATCAAAACGTCTGCAGAAGTCCTTCGCGCACAGCCTGGATGCCAAAAGCAAATAACATCGTGGGCCTTTGGCATTTAGATGGGCCTGTGGGCAACATTGCGAATAGTGCCACAATCCCTTCGGATTTTTCAACCGGCCCTACCTTAACGGCGACCATTGCCAGTTCAACACTTTCGTACGCTGATTCGACCATTGCGAACTTTCGCCAGGCGGTGACCGCGACCGGCAATACGGGAGATATCCTTCAGCACACGGGGACTTCGCTGGATGGTTTGACTGCCGGCACCTGGAGTTTTTGGGTAAATACCTCGATACCAGCGACCAATCATATCAAGCTTTTTTACAAGAGTAATAATAATTCCAGCTCGGGTTGGTGGATGATCATCAGAACAACGGGCGAGATTGAGTTTCATAAAGTGTATCCTTCAACTAATTTAAAAATTCAGACATGTCCCTTGGCCTCAGGAACTTTTAACAACTCTTGGCATCACATCGTAGGAACTTGGGCAGGTACCAGCGCTGCCACAGATCTTAAAATTTACATGGATGGTACGGAGTTAATTTCTACGGGTGTTGCTGATGCGCGATTAGCGAATGCTCCTGGCTGCGCCAACTATGCTACAAACGGTGGGTACACCAGCCGCATTGCCGGCTCGGGCAGTTGGACTTCCGATGCAGGCAATAACTTTATCCTTTTTGGCGGCACGGGTACTACGAATCCGGTTTCTACCGCTTTTTCTGGTAAAATGGATGAGTTCATGATTTGGAACGTCGCTCTTTCTGCGGCGGAAGTCGCCACCCTCTACAAACTTCAAAAATGCAACTAG
- a CDS encoding lysophospholipase translates to MTSQNTYKVSEGHFKGIKNADLYFQNWENPRARGTIIITHGHGEHSDCYLRVVNALKDEAWSIYAWDMRGHGKSEGARGYAESFDDYCGDYVEFLKLVLAKPEVKKGPVVFLAHSMGGLVQTKTLLQHPEIKPDAMILSSPLFGIGVEVPAFKKIGAQWLAKLAPRITLWNEITNEHVTRDPEIIRELENDPYRHARVCAPVYLGFLESFKFVFEHARELKVKALFQISDKDPVISSSEAIRFFEQLGSPEKEIKIYKDARHEIYNDIIREQAYEDMRKFLAGVSK, encoded by the coding sequence ATGACATCGCAAAACACCTACAAGGTCTCTGAAGGTCACTTCAAAGGCATTAAAAACGCAGACCTTTATTTTCAAAACTGGGAAAACCCACGCGCGCGCGGAACGATCATCATTACTCATGGTCATGGTGAACATTCCGATTGCTATTTGCGCGTTGTGAATGCCCTCAAAGACGAAGCGTGGAGTATCTATGCTTGGGACATGCGCGGTCATGGAAAGTCCGAAGGGGCCCGTGGCTATGCCGAGAGCTTCGATGACTACTGCGGTGACTACGTTGAGTTTTTAAAATTGGTCCTTGCTAAACCTGAAGTTAAAAAAGGCCCGGTGGTTTTCTTGGCGCACTCGATGGGTGGCCTTGTTCAAACGAAAACACTGCTACAGCACCCGGAAATCAAACCAGATGCAATGATCTTAAGCTCACCGCTCTTTGGTATCGGTGTGGAAGTTCCCGCGTTTAAAAAAATCGGCGCGCAATGGCTGGCAAAACTCGCACCGCGCATAACTCTATGGAATGAAATCACAAACGAACACGTGACTCGCGATCCAGAAATTATTCGCGAGTTAGAAAATGATCCTTATCGCCACGCGCGTGTTTGTGCTCCGGTGTATTTGGGCTTCCTCGAGAGTTTCAAATTTGTGTTTGAACACGCTCGCGAGCTCAAAGTAAAAGCTTTGTTCCAAATTTCTGATAAAGACCCGGTGATCAGCTCGTCGGAAGCCATTCGCTTCTTTGAACAGCTTGGCAGTCCCGAAAAAGAGATTAAGATCTATAAAGATGCCCGCCACGAAATCTATAACGATATTATTCGCGAGCAAGCATATGAAGACATGCGAAAGTTTCTTGCAGGAGTAAGTAAATGA
- the nadB gene encoding L-aspartate oxidase produces the protein MNTRRCDVLIIGSGLAGLALALKMASQVSAEGKVVILSKEKAPDSNTDMAQGGIAAVMSGEDSFESHIQDTLTAGAGLCKPEVVENFVHQAPDRIQDLLNWGVHFDVRRGVDNEENSIDLTREGGHSFRRILHFEDQTGHEVHRTLLKQVRANPKIELLERHFAIDLIINKQVDTYDMSPTRCVGTYSLNKETGEVEAFLAKTTVLATGGAGKVYLYTSNWSGATGDGIAMAYRAGARIANLEFMQFHPTCLYHPDARNFLISEALRGEGGELINAHGEAFMRKYHTLGSLAPRDIVARSIDAEMKKSGAACVYLDMTKLDAEFLRKRFPAIHHKCLEYGIDMTKMPIPVVPAAHYLCGGVLTDVNGQTDIPGLFVIGETACTGLHGANRLASNSLLECLCMAHNASEVLKKQWSTLEVCKHDPKEWDYPEESNDDEMIVISHMWEEIRRLMWNYVGIVRSNKRLERAQHRLKNILSEVREYYSHFKIHSDILELRNIAIVADLSVSCALRRKESRGIHYNLDYPFVPQVKVLEGPRRADPKAKDTILLRGLR, from the coding sequence ATGAATACTCGACGTTGTGATGTTTTGATTATCGGTTCTGGCTTAGCTGGACTTGCTCTGGCGCTGAAGATGGCTTCGCAGGTCTCTGCTGAGGGAAAAGTCGTGATCCTCTCGAAAGAAAAGGCTCCTGACAGCAACACCGATATGGCCCAAGGCGGGATTGCCGCCGTGATGTCGGGTGAAGATAGTTTCGAAAGCCACATTCAAGACACACTGACTGCGGGTGCAGGTCTCTGCAAGCCAGAAGTCGTGGAAAATTTTGTTCATCAAGCCCCTGATCGCATTCAGGATTTGCTAAACTGGGGAGTTCACTTCGACGTTCGTCGAGGTGTTGACAACGAGGAAAACTCCATCGATTTGACGCGCGAAGGCGGACACTCTTTCCGTCGCATTTTGCACTTCGAAGATCAGACCGGTCACGAGGTTCATCGCACACTTCTTAAGCAAGTTCGCGCCAATCCCAAGATTGAACTTTTGGAACGTCATTTCGCCATCGACCTCATCATCAACAAACAGGTCGACACCTACGACATGAGCCCGACTCGTTGTGTGGGCACTTACTCTTTGAACAAAGAAACCGGCGAGGTCGAGGCTTTCTTGGCAAAAACAACTGTCTTAGCCACGGGTGGTGCCGGCAAAGTTTATCTCTACACCTCCAACTGGAGTGGCGCGACCGGCGACGGCATCGCGATGGCTTACCGAGCCGGCGCACGCATTGCGAACTTGGAGTTCATGCAATTCCATCCAACTTGCCTTTACCATCCGGACGCGCGCAACTTCTTGATTTCCGAAGCTCTGCGCGGCGAAGGTGGCGAGCTCATCAACGCTCACGGCGAAGCTTTCATGCGCAAGTATCACACGCTGGGATCATTAGCTCCGCGTGATATCGTGGCTCGTTCTATCGATGCGGAGATGAAAAAATCCGGTGCGGCTTGTGTGTATTTGGACATGACAAAGCTCGATGCGGAGTTCTTGCGCAAGCGTTTCCCGGCAATCCATCACAAATGCCTTGAGTACGGCATCGACATGACAAAAATGCCGATTCCAGTGGTTCCTGCCGCTCACTATCTGTGCGGCGGAGTCCTCACGGACGTGAATGGTCAGACCGATATTCCAGGTTTGTTCGTCATCGGCGAAACTGCTTGTACCGGGCTTCACGGGGCGAATCGCTTGGCTTCCAATTCATTGCTCGAGTGTCTTTGCATGGCCCACAATGCAAGCGAAGTTTTGAAAAAACAATGGTCCACTTTGGAAGTCTGCAAACACGATCCGAAAGAGTGGGATTACCCTGAAGAATCCAACGACGATGAAATGATTGTGATCTCCCACATGTGGGAAGAAATCCGCCGCTTGATGTGGAATTATGTGGGGATTGTGCGCTCAAACAAACGCTTAGAACGTGCGCAACACCGTTTGAAAAACATTTTGAGCGAGGTTCGCGAGTACTATTCTCACTTCAAAATTCATAGTGATATCTTGGAACTTCGTAACATTGCGATTGTGGCGGACTTATCTGTGTCATGCGCTCTCCGCCGCAAGGAGTCCCGCGGCATTCATTACAACTTGGACTATCCTTTTGTCCCTCAAGTCAAAGTCCTCGAAGGACCGAGAAGAGCAGATCCGAAAGCGAAAGACACAATTTTGTTGCGCGGCCTGAGATAA
- a CDS encoding GHKL domain-containing protein codes for MKFKLLISILVAAALLSVVLWRVDRFVYGDRMAWAEAQARSQISSLTQATNVEIQSARRMLATVSNDTFKRETANWKAFQPYYALALMTSKDGALAISRMVSKADSPAANWTANELGQYIGFMGKELESRGTVLLRSFKDPQKNHHVAVIFAGGGNAYILIGSGENFQSMIESQKGSISQISIIASDGLMISHATPDYVGNVMSDSTMLKEIRTAGSAQGLGQYMQGKTQIFGMYSQIPGTNSYIISTVPIEELMKGRLSLAWQFVFMAVGLCLIGAAIYFWQEKRAASLPGAPAMAPAAPTVKPTAQRQPVAPSVPAPPPPVAATAPTPSHAPSVVTSNEVLTAPVAPRTPAGSMDPAMLSPHDVPTAAPPPKNKGGTITPQELQAEKTEAFRQVATALGQEMRSPLASILGFSQMVLSKTQDPDVVQAVESILREARSSRDVLEKLVTFTGEHSTEKNESKIEGPIMQALKNIDGKITQKGVKVEKEFKETSPWPMASAELVKAFENIFMNAIEAMERMPEKVMKIKTWEAGDGLHVTVSDTGEGIDIENVGKVFDPFFTTRSFAHHVGLGLPVVVGILKEHNGSVQMQSQRGKGTTVEMIFAPNAIAKSVSSLPKAPPPMKAPELPADLPKASASHDEVVEVMKQAEVPKEKLTDVNVDSLLELDGDAPLRFLDGQGFDDEPGPSIPLPKEATPRPTKPAVAPPVIAPPSMPPPMVVSMPSAPPPTMAPPAFVPPEDEMEHEANEATVAISMPETGEEASLEATRIESSMEMSEGMQTPAAAPNLVIDKPAAPPMMARKTELDSYKVEVRRPGKRT; via the coding sequence ATGAAGTTTAAACTCCTGATTTCGATCCTGGTGGCGGCCGCTCTTTTGTCAGTGGTCTTGTGGCGCGTGGATCGTTTTGTCTACGGAGACCGCATGGCTTGGGCCGAAGCTCAAGCGCGCTCGCAGATTTCTTCGCTCACCCAAGCTACGAATGTCGAAATTCAATCGGCTCGTCGCATGCTCGCGACTGTCAGCAATGATACCTTCAAACGTGAAACTGCCAACTGGAAAGCTTTCCAGCCGTATTATGCTTTAGCGCTGATGACGTCGAAAGACGGAGCCCTTGCGATTTCTCGCATGGTTTCGAAAGCGGATTCTCCTGCCGCCAATTGGACGGCCAATGAGTTAGGTCAATACATCGGTTTCATGGGGAAAGAGCTCGAGAGCCGTGGCACTGTTTTACTGAGATCTTTCAAAGATCCACAAAAAAACCATCACGTCGCCGTGATCTTTGCCGGCGGCGGAAATGCGTACATCTTGATTGGCAGTGGTGAAAACTTCCAGTCAATGATCGAGTCGCAAAAAGGTTCCATCAGTCAGATTTCAATTATCGCCAGCGACGGTTTGATGATCAGTCACGCAACTCCGGATTATGTCGGTAACGTGATGAGCGACAGCACCATGTTGAAAGAGATCCGCACGGCGGGATCTGCTCAGGGGTTGGGACAATACATGCAAGGCAAGACGCAGATCTTCGGCATGTATTCGCAAATTCCCGGGACGAATTCTTACATCATTTCGACAGTGCCGATTGAAGAGCTGATGAAAGGCCGTCTGTCGCTAGCGTGGCAGTTCGTGTTTATGGCAGTCGGTCTTTGCTTGATTGGTGCTGCAATTTATTTCTGGCAAGAAAAGCGCGCAGCTTCTTTGCCGGGAGCACCCGCGATGGCTCCGGCGGCGCCGACCGTGAAACCGACGGCACAACGTCAGCCGGTGGCGCCTTCAGTTCCGGCACCACCTCCGCCAGTTGCGGCGACAGCTCCGACTCCATCGCATGCGCCGTCGGTCGTGACTTCAAACGAAGTCTTGACGGCACCAGTGGCGCCTCGTACTCCGGCGGGATCCATGGATCCTGCGATGCTCTCGCCGCATGATGTGCCGACAGCGGCGCCTCCACCCAAAAATAAGGGCGGTACGATCACGCCGCAAGAATTGCAAGCCGAGAAAACCGAAGCCTTCCGCCAAGTGGCAACAGCGCTCGGACAAGAGATGCGCTCACCACTGGCCTCGATCTTGGGATTCTCACAAATGGTTTTGTCGAAGACTCAGGATCCGGACGTGGTGCAGGCCGTGGAATCCATCTTGCGTGAAGCTCGTTCTTCGCGTGATGTGCTTGAGAAGTTGGTGACCTTTACCGGTGAACACAGCACTGAGAAGAACGAATCTAAAATTGAAGGCCCGATCATGCAGGCTTTGAAAAACATCGACGGCAAAATCACACAAAAAGGCGTGAAGGTCGAAAAAGAGTTCAAAGAAACTTCGCCATGGCCAATGGCTTCGGCTGAATTGGTCAAAGCTTTCGAAAATATTTTCATGAATGCCATCGAAGCGATGGAAAGAATGCCCGAGAAAGTCATGAAGATCAAAACTTGGGAAGCCGGCGATGGCTTGCATGTGACGGTTTCAGATACCGGTGAAGGCATCGATATCGAAAACGTCGGCAAGGTTTTTGATCCGTTCTTTACGACCAGATCATTTGCGCATCATGTGGGATTAGGACTTCCGGTTGTTGTCGGGATTTTGAAAGAGCACAATGGCAGCGTGCAAATGCAATCTCAGCGCGGCAAGGGCACAACGGTTGAAATGATCTTTGCGCCAAACGCGATTGCAAAATCGGTTTCTTCATTGCCGAAGGCTCCGCCACCGATGAAGGCGCCGGAGCTCCCAGCGGATTTGCCGAAGGCCTCGGCAAGTCACGATGAAGTTGTCGAAGTGATGAAGCAAGCTGAAGTACCAAAAGAAAAGCTGACCGACGTGAATGTGGATAGCTTGCTGGAACTTGATGGCGATGCGCCTTTGCGGTTCCTTGATGGCCAAGGCTTTGATGATGAACCAGGTCCGTCGATTCCACTTCCGAAAGAAGCAACACCGCGCCCGACAAAGCCTGCAGTGGCTCCGCCGGTGATTGCGCCGCCTTCAATGCCGCCGCCGATGGTGGTGTCGATGCCGTCAGCACCACCGCCAACGATGGCGCCACCTGCGTTTGTACCTCCGGAGGATGAGATGGAGCACGAAGCGAATGAAGCAACAGTAGCTATTTCGATGCCTGAAACAGGTGAAGAAGCTTCGTTAGAAGCTACTCGTATCGAATCTTCGATGGAAATGTCGGAAGGAATGCAGACGCCAGCGGCAGCGCCGAATTTAGTGATTGATAAGCCTGCAGCGCCGCCGATGATGGCGCGTAAAACAGAATTAGATTCTTACAAGGTCGAAGTTCGTCGGCCTGGAAAGAGGACTTAA
- a CDS encoding GGDEF domain-containing protein, giving the protein MNIREHSSQFSIFVYSADVDQGAAVKVALSQAGYDAYFFQELDAFQSRIKEMTPHLVVFSTMAVQGALSDFVNGVLEVSPEIKLIAMAEPQQFEALSQYNTLGLVDIVSLEGPSLDGRALWSVDQVCETLYLTYQNEQLFADWKEAQKKKDELQQQINDQKAVQAEASQMLVSNRVADYRSAQSKEEVLQKYFERLEKVPAVYFKFLSSVRSFVATHASGYTSQQIQGVGCQLPAEDLESLNTQLSVGLLPPIVNEMLQQIFHINTSRVLPLFVQNQLEGVVVYSGDSGKADTLRIGEEFSLFALCYSYFCLEKRVDALDVQDFLTELYNQKFYTEKLHDELERSRRLRQPVSVLKISIDDFFEIEQTLGANVRDEILKTVGDFVKRTIRTNDFACRTQTNEIAVILPHAHKKGAALLGERLRRIVESSSIVDSGVKVSISVGVSEYPSLAENVQALDETATKALTHIMEKGGNRICLYKPPGNFTPEFEVVVD; this is encoded by the coding sequence TTGAATATTCGAGAGCATAGCTCGCAGTTTAGCATCTTTGTCTATAGCGCTGACGTGGATCAGGGCGCTGCCGTGAAGGTGGCCCTCTCCCAGGCCGGTTATGATGCCTACTTCTTTCAGGAGTTGGATGCTTTCCAGTCACGCATTAAGGAAATGACGCCGCACTTGGTGGTATTTTCCACAATGGCCGTGCAAGGCGCGCTCAGCGATTTCGTCAATGGCGTCTTGGAGGTCAGTCCTGAAATCAAGTTGATTGCGATGGCGGAGCCTCAGCAGTTTGAAGCTCTTTCTCAGTACAACACACTGGGGTTGGTGGATATTGTTTCCCTGGAAGGTCCGAGTCTCGATGGCCGCGCGCTGTGGTCCGTGGACCAAGTGTGCGAGACGCTGTATCTGACTTATCAAAATGAACAGCTCTTCGCCGATTGGAAAGAAGCGCAGAAAAAGAAAGACGAGTTACAGCAGCAGATCAACGATCAAAAAGCGGTTCAAGCCGAAGCATCACAAATGTTGGTTTCAAATCGCGTGGCAGACTATCGCTCGGCTCAAAGTAAAGAAGAAGTCTTGCAGAAATACTTTGAGCGTCTCGAAAAAGTTCCGGCGGTTTATTTTAAATTTTTAAGCTCGGTTCGTTCATTTGTCGCCACTCATGCCTCAGGGTACACTTCTCAGCAAATTCAAGGCGTCGGTTGCCAGTTGCCGGCAGAAGACCTCGAAAGTCTGAACACACAGCTTTCGGTCGGCCTTTTGCCACCCATCGTGAATGAAATGCTTCAGCAGATTTTCCATATCAATACTTCGCGCGTCTTGCCGCTGTTTGTGCAAAATCAGCTCGAGGGTGTCGTGGTTTATTCCGGTGACTCCGGAAAGGCCGATACTCTTCGCATTGGTGAAGAGTTCAGTCTGTTTGCCCTTTGTTATTCTTATTTCTGTCTGGAAAAACGCGTGGATGCATTGGATGTCCAGGATTTCCTGACGGAGTTGTACAATCAGAAATTTTATACCGAGAAACTTCATGACGAACTTGAGCGTTCGCGCCGTTTGCGTCAGCCGGTTTCTGTTTTGAAAATTTCTATCGATGATTTCTTCGAGATCGAGCAGACGCTCGGTGCGAATGTCCGCGATGAAATTTTGAAAACTGTCGGTGACTTTGTAAAACGCACGATTCGCACAAATGATTTTGCGTGCCGTACACAGACAAATGAAATTGCCGTGATTTTGCCTCATGCGCATAAAAAAGGCGCAGCATTGCTCGGAGAGCGTCTCCGTCGCATTGTCGAGAGCAGCTCGATCGTAGACAGCGGCGTCAAAGTTTCTATTAGTGTCGGCGTCAGCGAGTATCCGTCTTTAGCGGAGAATGTCCAGGCACTTGACGAAACTGCAACGAAAGCATTAACGCATATCATGGAAAAAGGCGGGAATCGTATTTGTCTTTACAAGCCGCCGGGAAATTTTACGCCGGAATTTGAAGTCGTAGTCGATTAG
- the alr gene encoding alanine racemase, with product MEMYRRTFAEINLDHIAHNFEALKKAFPQAPFICPMVKANAYGHGDVGVALCLEKAGAKHLGVCLIEEGLLLRRGGVKAEILVFRGFDREGAEKMLQHNLTPVVATWEQLEAVQEVATKAVGIHLKFNTGMNRLGFHPQDAQKLFDICWQNSKVRVQGILTHLYNGEDAFDVVGDSAEQLAGIEHVMDIFKPLNPIAHSLASAGILNALSVRGKDAKHPLNRVNWGLRPGLMIYGFNPLPDQTLLPLKPAMTLKSVASTYRELAAGEIVSYGGTWTAQKKSVIAVVPIGYADGYHRILSNKAHVLFSGQRVPVVGNICMDFLMVDVTEAVQGKNLEELKDQEIILFGQGDDGRNLSAEELAKHAQTITWEILTSVGERVPRVFTGEWAKKLGVG from the coding sequence GTGGAAATGTATCGACGCACGTTTGCGGAAATTAATCTGGATCACATTGCGCACAATTTTGAAGCGCTGAAGAAAGCTTTTCCGCAAGCACCATTTATCTGCCCAATGGTGAAAGCCAATGCTTACGGCCACGGTGACGTGGGCGTTGCTTTGTGCTTGGAAAAAGCCGGGGCAAAGCATTTGGGCGTCTGTCTCATCGAAGAAGGCCTGCTTCTTCGCCGTGGCGGAGTGAAGGCAGAGATTCTGGTTTTCCGTGGTTTTGATCGTGAAGGCGCTGAAAAAATGCTTCAGCATAATCTCACTCCGGTTGTAGCGACCTGGGAACAGCTCGAAGCTGTGCAAGAGGTCGCGACGAAAGCCGTTGGCATTCATTTAAAATTTAATACCGGTATGAACCGTCTGGGATTTCATCCGCAAGACGCGCAAAAACTGTTTGATATCTGCTGGCAAAACTCAAAAGTCCGCGTGCAGGGGATTTTGACTCACTTGTATAACGGTGAAGATGCTTTTGATGTTGTTGGCGATAGTGCTGAGCAACTCGCTGGTATTGAACATGTGATGGACATCTTTAAGCCGCTCAATCCCATTGCGCATAGCCTAGCCTCTGCGGGGATTTTGAATGCACTTTCGGTGCGAGGTAAAGATGCCAAGCATCCGCTCAATCGTGTGAACTGGGGGCTGCGTCCCGGTTTGATGATTTATGGTTTTAATCCGCTTCCGGATCAAACATTGTTACCTCTGAAACCGGCGATGACTTTGAAGTCGGTAGCTTCAACCTATCGCGAGCTCGCGGCGGGAGAAATTGTTTCTTACGGCGGCACTTGGACGGCTCAGAAGAAATCCGTTATCGCGGTTGTGCCGATTGGCTATGCCGATGGGTATCACCGTATTCTCTCGAATAAAGCGCATGTCTTATTTTCGGGCCAAAGAGTTCCCGTTGTCGGTAACATCTGCATGGACTTCTTGATGGTGGATGTGACAGAGGCGGTGCAGGGTAAAAACCTGGAAGAGCTCAAGGACCAAGAAATTATCTTATTCGGTCAAGGCGACGATGGCCGCAATCTCTCTGCGGAAGAACTCGCGAAGCATGCACAAACGATTACTTGGGAAATCCTCACCAGCGTGGGCGAACGTGTGCCGCGCGTATTTACTGGCGAATGGGCCAAGAAACTTGGAGTCGGTTAG
- a CDS encoding ABC transporter permease, with amino-acid sequence MVQSLARFVDVILGYIRDKIVGFIDEIGSIALFAVASIRLMFTKPNRYNEMVKHMEFVGNQSIGIICLTGLFTGLALSLQIYLGFKMFNAVNMVGPVVALGITRELGPVLTGLIVAARAGGAMAARLGTMRVNEQIDALDVMGVNTKQYLIAPRIFAAVVCMPLLTAVFDFISMLGSYLLCVKLVQIDEAVFWQKIRDMIEVRHINEGLFKAAIFGLVFSIVCTYRGFNTTGGARGVGDATNQGVVQSMVMIIILDYFAGNLIRLFYLATGMN; translated from the coding sequence ATGGTTCAGAGTTTGGCCCGTTTCGTTGACGTTATCTTAGGTTATATTCGCGACAAAATCGTGGGTTTCATCGATGAAATCGGTTCGATCGCACTTTTTGCAGTGGCCAGCATTCGGTTGATGTTCACTAAGCCAAATCGTTACAACGAGATGGTCAAGCATATGGAGTTCGTCGGTAATCAATCGATTGGCATTATTTGTTTGACGGGTTTGTTCACGGGTCTTGCGTTGTCTTTGCAAATTTATCTGGGCTTTAAAATGTTCAACGCGGTTAATATGGTGGGACCGGTTGTCGCTCTGGGTATCACGCGCGAATTGGGCCCGGTGTTGACAGGTTTGATTGTGGCCGCTCGAGCGGGTGGTGCGATGGCAGCGCGTTTAGGGACCATGCGCGTGAATGAACAAATCGATGCCCTTGATGTGATGGGCGTAAATACAAAACAATATTTGATTGCGCCGAGAATTTTTGCAGCAGTCGTTTGTATGCCACTTTTAACTGCAGTTTTTGATTTCATCTCTATGCTTGGTAGTTATTTACTTTGTGTAAAACTAGTGCAGATCGACGAAGCGGTGTTCTGGCAAAAAATCCGTGACATGATTGAAGTTCGGCATATTAATGAAGGCCTCTTTAAGGCCGCGATCTTTGGATTGGTGTTTTCAATTGTTTGTACCTACCGCGGCTTTAATACTACAGGCGGCGCTCGAGGCGTCGGGGATGCCACCAATCAAGGTGTCGTTCAGAGCATGGTGATGATTATTATTTTGGACTATTTCGCCGGAAACTTGATTCGCTTATTCTATCTCGCAACGGGGATGAATTAA
- a CDS encoding ATP-binding cassette domain-containing protein — protein sequence MQTSSAVSLQDVKKTFDGVEYVLKGLSLEIPRGSLTAIIGFSGTGKSVVLKHILGLYQPTSGKIEVLGQDIGKMEPNELTKFRQKFGVLFQSAALFDDMTVLENVCFPLYEHRRELRHSQALAIAEERLVQVGLDKKHYNKLPSQISGGMQKRTGLARALALDPEILIYDEPTTGLDPILTEMVDNLILDTHKSRKGLTSIMVSHDLAAAFRIADHIAMLDAGKVLLSGTAEDFFKSDIELVKRFVSKGMKHS from the coding sequence ATGCAAACATCGTCGGCCGTTTCACTTCAGGATGTTAAAAAGACTTTTGACGGAGTTGAATACGTTCTGAAAGGTCTTTCATTGGAAATTCCTCGCGGGAGTTTGACGGCGATCATTGGTTTCTCTGGAACGGGTAAGAGTGTGGTGCTTAAACACATTCTCGGTTTGTATCAGCCCACCTCAGGAAAAATCGAAGTGCTTGGTCAAGATATCGGTAAAATGGAACCGAATGAGCTGACAAAGTTTCGCCAAAAATTTGGAGTGCTTTTTCAATCAGCGGCGCTTTTTGATGACATGACCGTGCTGGAAAATGTTTGTTTTCCTCTCTATGAACATCGTCGCGAGTTGAGACATTCTCAAGCGTTGGCGATTGCAGAAGAGCGTCTTGTCCAGGTCGGGCTAGACAAAAAGCACTATAACAAACTCCCGAGCCAGATCTCGGGCGGTATGCAGAAGCGGACCGGTCTAGCGAGAGCTCTCGCCCTAGATCCAGAAATATTAATTTACGATGAGCCGACTACTGGATTAGATCCCATTCTTACCGAAATGGTAGATAATCTTATATTGGATACTCATAAGTCCCGGAAAGGACTGACTTCTATCATGGTATCGCATGATTTGGCTGCGGCGTTTCGTATTGCCGATCACATTGCGATGTTGGATGCAGGAAAAGTTCTTTTGAGTGGCACGGCTGAGGATTTCTTTAAGAGTGATATTGAGTTGGTTAAGAGATTTGTATCTAAAGGAATGAAGCATTCATGA